One Homo sapiens chromosome 3, GRCh38.p14 Primary Assembly genomic window carries:
- the USP19 gene encoding ubiquitin carboxyl-terminal hydrolase 19 isoform X11 yields the protein MSGGASATGPRRGPPGLEDTTSKKKQKDRANQESKDGDPRKETGSRYVAQAGLEPLASGDPSASASHAAGITGSRHRTRLFFPSSSGSASTPQEEQTKEELLLDWRQSAEEVIVKLRVGVGPLQLEDVDAAFTDTDCVVRFAGGQQWGGVFYAEIKSSCAKVQTRKGSLLHLTLPKKVPMLTWPSLLKPLGTQELVPGLRCQENGQELSPIALEPGPEPHRAKQEARNQKRAQGRGEVGAGAGPGAQAGPSAKRAVHLCRGPEGDGSRDDPGPRGDAPPFVADPATQVEADEQLCIPPLNSQTCLLGSEENLAPLAGEKAVPPGNDPVSPAMVRSRNPGKDDCAKEEMAVAADAATLVDGKEPESMVNLAFVKNDSYEKGPDSVVVHVYVKEICRDTSRVLFREQDFTLIFQTRDGNFLRLHPGCGPHTTFRWQVKLRNLIEPEQCTFCFTASRIDICLRKRQSQRWGGLEAPAARVGGAKVAVPTGPTPLDSTPPGGAPHPLTGQEEARAVEKDKSKARSEDTGLDSVATRTPMEHVTPKPETHLASPKPTCMVPPMPHSPVSGDSVEEEEEEEKKVCLPGFTGLVNLGNTCFMNSVIQSLSNTRELRDFFHDRSFEAEINYNNPLGTGGRLAIGFAVLLRALWKGTHHAFQPSKLKAIVASKASQFTGYAQHDAQEFMAFLLDGLHEDLNRIQNKPYTETVDSDGRPDEVVAEEAWQRHKMRNDSFIVDLFQGQYKSKLVCPVCAKVSITFDPFLYLPVPLPQKQKVLPVFYFAREPHSKPIKFLVSVSKENSTASEVLDSLSQSVHVKPENLRLAEVIKNRFHRVFLPSHSLDTVSPSDTLLCFELLSSELAKERVVVLEVQQRPQVPSVPISKCAACQRKQQSEDEKLKRCTRCYRVGYCNQLCQKTHWPDHKGLCRPENIGYPFLVSVPASRLTYARLAQLLEGYARYSVSVFQPPFQPGRMALESQSPGCTTLLSTGSLEAGDSERDPIQPPELQLVTPMAEGDTGLPRVWAAPDRGPVPSTSGISSEMLASGPIEVGSLPAGERVSRPEAAVPGYQHPSEAMNAHTPQFFIYKIDSSNREQRLEDKGDTPLELGDDCSLALVWRNNERLQEFVLVASKELECAEDPGSAGEAARAGHFTLDQCLNLFTRPEVLAPEEAWYCPQCKQHREASKQLLLWRLPNVLIVQLKRFSFRSFIWRDKINDLVEFPVRNLDLSKFCIGQKEEQLPSYDLYAVINHYGGMIGGHYTACARLPNDRSSQRSDVGWRLFDDSTVTTVDESQVVTRYAYVLFYRRRNSPVERPPRAGHSEHHPDLGPAAEAAASQGLGPGQAPEVAPTRTAPERFAPPVDRPAPTYSNMEEVD from the exons ATGTCTGGCGGGGCCAGTGCCACAGGCCCAAGGAGAGGGCCCCCAGGACTGGAGGACACCACTAGTAAGAAGAAGCAGAAGGATCGAGCAAACCAGGAGAGCAAGGATGGAGATCCTAGGAAAG agacagggtctcgatatgttgcccaggctggtcttgaacctctggcctcaggtgatccttctgcctcagcctcccatgcagctgggatcacaggctcaCGCCACCGTACCCGGCTGTTCTTTCCTTCATCGTCAGGGTCAGCATCCACTCCTCAAGAGGAGCAGACCAAAGAGG AGTTGTTGCTCGATTGGAGGCAGAGTGCAGAAGAGGTGATTGTCAAGCTTCGTGTGGGAGTAGGTCCCCTGCAGCTGGAGGATGTAGATGCTGCTTTCACAGATACAGACTGTGTGGTGCGGTTTGCAG GTGGTCAGCAGTGGGGTGGTGTCTTCTATGCTGAGATAAAAAGCTCTTGTGCTAAAGTGCAAACCCGCAAGGGCAGTCTCCTGCACCTGACACTGCCCAAAAAGGTGCCTATGCTCACGTGGCCCTCCCTCCTG AAACCTCTAGGGACCCAGGAGCTGGTGCCGGGGCTGCGGTGCCAGGAGAATGGGCAGGAACTGTCTCCCATTGCCCTGGAGCCAGGCCCTGAGCCCCACCGGGCTAAGCAGGAGGCCCGGAACCAGAAGCGGGCCCAGGGCCGTGGTGAGGTAGGCGCAGGGGCTGGCCCCGGGGCCCAGGCAGGGCCCAGCGCCAAGAGGGCTGTGCATCTCTGCAGAGGGCCAGAGGGGGACGGGTCCAGGGATGACCCTGGACCCCGGGGTGATGCCCCACCCTTCGTGGCTGACCCAGCCACCCAG GTTGAGGCTGATGAACAGCTTTGCATACCACCGCTGAACTCCCAaacctgcctcctgggctcagaggaGAATTTAGCCCCTTTGGCAGGAGAGAAAGCAGTGCCTCCCGGGAATGACCCAGTCTCTCCAGCCATGGTCCGGAGCAGAAACCCTGGGAAAGATGACTGTGCCAAGGAGGAGATGGCAGTGGCAGCAGATGCTGCAACCTTGGTGGATGGTaaag AGCCCGAGTCGATGGTGAACCTGGCGTTTGTCAAGAATGACTCGTATGAGAAGGGCCCGGATTCAGTGGTGGTGCACGTGTACGTGAAGGAGATCTGCAGGGACACCTCAAGAGTACTTTTCCGTGAGCAGGACTTCACGCTCATCTTCCAGACcag GGATGGAAACTTCCTGAGGCTGCACCCGGGCTGTGGGCCCCACACCACCTTCCGTTGGCAGGTGAAGCTCAG GAATCTGATTGAGCCAGAGCAGTGCACCTTCTGTTTCACGGCTTCTCGCATCGACATCTGCCTTCGTAAGAGGCAGAGTCAGCGCTGGGGGGGCCTGGAGGCCCCGGCTGCACGAG TGGGTGGTGCAAAGGTTGCCGTGCCGACAGGTCCAACCCCTCTGGATTCAACCCCACCAGGAGgtgctccccaccccctgacaggccagGAGGAGGCCCGGGCTGTGGAGAAGGATAAATCCAAGGCACGATCTGAGGACACAGGGCTAGACAGTGTGGCAACCCGCACACCCATGGAGCATGTAACCCCAAAGCCAGAGACACACCTGGCCTCG CCCAAGCCTACATGCATGGTGCCTCCCATGCCCCACAGCCCAGTTAGTGGAGACAgcgtggaggaggaggaagaggaagagaagaaggtgTGTCTGCCAGGCTTCACTGGCCTTGTCAATTTAGGCAACACCTGCTTCATGAACAGCGTCATTCAGTCTCTGTCCAACACTCGGGAACTCCGGGACTTCTTCCATG ACCGCTCCTTTGAGGCTGAGATCAACTACAACAACCCACTAGGGACTGGTGGGCGTCTGGCCATTGGCTTTGCCGTGCTGCTTCGGGCGCTGTGGAAGGGCACCCACCATGCCTTCCAGCCTTCCAAGTTGAAG GCCATTGTGGCGAGTAAGGCCAGCCAGTTCACAGGCTATGCACAGCATGATGCCCAGGAGTTCATGGCTTTCCTGCTGGATGGGCTGCACGAGGACCTGAATCGCATTCAGAACAAGCCCTACACAGAGACCGTGGATTCAGATGGGCGGCCCGATGAG GTGGTAGCTGAGGAAGCATGGCAGCGGCACAAGATGAGGAATGACTCTTTCATCGTGGACCTATTTCAGGGGCAGTACAAGTCGAAGCTGGTGTGCCCTGTGTGTGCCAAG GTCTCCATCACTTTTGACCCGTTTCTTTATCTGCCGGTGCCCTTGCCACAAAAGCAAAAGGTTCTCCCTGTCTTTTATTTTGCCCGAGAGCCCCACAGCAAGCCCATCAAG TTCCTGGTGAGCGTCAGCAAGGAGAACTCCACTGCGAGCGAAGTATTGGACTCCCTCTCTCAGAGTGTTCATGTGAAGCCTGAGAACCTGCGTTTGGCGGAG GTAATTAAGAATCGTTTTCATCGTGTGTTCCTACCCTCCCACTCACTGGACACTGTGTCCCCATCTGATACGCTCCTCTGCTTTGAGCTGCTATCCTCAGAGTTGGCTAAGGAGCGGGTAGTGGTGCTAGAGGTGCAACAG CGCCCCCAGGTGCCCAGCGTCCCCATCTCCAAGTGTGCAGCCTGCCAGCGGAAGCAACAGTCGGAGGATGAAAAGCTGAAGCGCTGTACCCGGTGCTACCGTGTGGGCTACTGCAACCA GCTCTGCCAGAAAACCCACTGGCCTGACCACAAGGGCCTCTGCCGACCTGAGAACATTGGCTACCCCTTCCTGGTCAGTGTACCTGCCTCACGCCTCACTTATGCCCGCCTCGCTCAGTTGCTAGAGGGCTATGCCCG GTACTCTGTGAGTGTATTCCAGCCACCCTTTCAGCCAGGCCGCATGGCCTTGGAGTCTCAGAGCCCTGGCTGCACCACACTGCTCTCCACAGGTTCCCTGGAGGCTGGGGACAGCGAGAGAGACCCCATTCAGCCACCTGAGCTCCAGCTGGTGACCCCTATGGCTGAGGGGGACACAGGGCTTCCCCGGGTGTGGGCAGCCCCTGACCGGGGTCCTGTGCCCAGCACCAGTGGAATTTCTTCTGAGATGCTGGCCAGTGGGCCCATTGAGGTTGGCTCCTTGCCAGCTGGCGAGAGGGTGTCCCGACCCGAAG CTGCTGTGCCTGGGTACCAGCATCCAAGTGAAGCTATGAATGCCCACACACCCCagttcttcatctataaaattgatTCATCCAACCGAGAGCAGCGGCTAGAGGACAAAG GAGACACCCCACTGGAGCTGGGTGACGACTGTAGCCTGGCTCTCGTCTGGCGGAACAATGAGCGCTTGCAGGAGTTTGTGTTGGTAGCCTCCAAGGAGCTGGAATGTGCTGAGGATCCAGGCTCTGCCGGTGAGGCTGCCCGGGCCGGCCACTTCACCCTGGACCAGTGCCTCAACCTCTTCACACGGCCTGAGGTGCTGGCACCCGAGGAGGCCTG GTACTGCCCACAGTGCAAACAGCACCGTGAGGCCTCCAAGCAGCTGTTGCTATGGCGCCTGCCAAATGTTCTCATCGTGCAGCTCAAGCGCTTCTCCTTTCGTAGTTTTATCTGGCGTGACAAGATCAATGACTTGGTGGAGTTCCCTGTTAG GAACCTGGACCTGAGCAAGTTCTGCATTGGTCAGAAAGAGGAGCAGCTGCCCAGCTACGATCTATATGCTGTCATCAACCACTATGGAGGCATGATTGGTGGCCACTACACTGCCTGTGCACGCCTGCCCAATGATCGTAGCAGTCAGCGCAGTGACGTGG GCTGGCGCTTGTTTGATGACAGCACAGTGACAACGGTAGACGAGAGCCAGGTTGTGACGCGTTATGCCTATGTACTCTTCTACCGCCGGCGGAACTCTCCTGTGGAGAGGCCCCCCAGGGCAGGTCACTCTGAGCACCACCCAGACCTAGGCCCTGCAGCTGAGGCTGCTGCCAGCCAG GGACTAGGCCCTGGCCAGGCCCCCGAGGTGGCCCCCACGCGGACAGCCCCTGAACGCTTCGCCCCCCCTGTGGATCGGCCAGCCCCCACCTACAGCAACATGGAGGAGGTGGATTAG
- the USP19 gene encoding ubiquitin carboxyl-terminal hydrolase 19 isoform 35 (isoform 35 is encoded by transcript variant 40), with protein MSGGASATGPRRGPPGLEDTTSKKKQKDRANQESKDGDPRKETGSRYVAQAGLEPLASGDPSASASHAAGITGSRHRTRLFFPSSSGSASTPQEEQTKEELLLDWRQSAEEVIVKLRVGVGPLQLEDVDAAFTDTDCVVRFAGGQQWGGVFYAEIKSSCAKVQTRKGSLLHLTLPKKKKPLGTQELVPGLRCQENGQELSPIALEPGPEPHRAKQEARNQKRAQGRGEVGAGAGPGAQAGPSAKRAVHLCRGPEGDGSRDDPGPRGDAPPFVADPATQVEADEQLCIPPLNSQTCLLGSEENLAPLAGEKAVPPGNDPVSPAMVRSRNPGKDDCAKEEMAVAADAATLVDEPESMVNLAFVKNDSYEKGPDSVVVHVYVKEICRDTSRVLFREQDFTLIFQTRDGNFLRLHPGCGPHTTFRWQVKLRNLIEPEQCTFCFTASRIDICLRKRQSQRWGGLEAPAARGAVGGAKVAVPTGPTPLDSTPPGGAPHPLTGQEEARAVEKDKSKARSEDTGLDSVATRTPMEHVTPKPETHLASPKPTCMVPPMPHSPVSGDSVEEEEEEEKKVCLPGFTGLVNLGNTCFMNSVIQSLSNTRELRDFFHDRSFEAEINYNNPLGTGGRLAIGFAVLLRALWKGTHHAFQPSKLKAIVASKASQFTGYAQHDAQEFMAFLLDGLHEDLNRIQNKPYTETVDSDGRPDEVVAEEAWQRHKMRNDSFIVDLFQGQYKSKLVCPVCAKVSITFDPFLYLPVPLPQKQKVLPVFYFAREPHSKPIKFLVSVSKENSTASEVLDSLSQSVHVKPENLRLAEVIKNRFHRVFLPSHSLDTVSPSDTLLCFELLSSELAKERVVVLEVQQRPQVPSVPISKCAACQRKQQSEDEKLKRCTRCYRVGYCNQLCQKTHWPDHKGLCRPENIGYPFLVSVPASRLTYARLAQLLEGYARYSVSVFQPPFQPGRMALESQSPGCTTLLSTGSLEAGDSERDPIQPPELQLVTPMAEGDTGLPRVWAAPDRGPVPSTSGISSEMLASGPIEVGSLPAGERVSRPEAAVPGYQHPSEAMNAHTPQFFIYKIDSSNREQRLEDKGDTPLELGDDCSLALVWRNNERLQEFVLVASKELECAEDPGSAGEAARAGHFTLDQCLNLFTRPEVLAPEEAWYCPQCKQHREASKQLLLWRLPNVLIVQLKRFSFRSFIWRDKINDLVEFPVRNLDLSKFCIGQKEEQLPSYDLYAVINHYGGMIGGHYTACARLPNDRSSQRSDVGWRLFDDSTVTTVDESQVVTRYAYVLFYRRRNSPVERPPRAGHSEHHPDLGPAAEAAASQGLGPGQAPEVAPTRTAPERFAPPVDRPAPTYSNMEEVD; from the exons ATGTCTGGCGGGGCCAGTGCCACAGGCCCAAGGAGAGGGCCCCCAGGACTGGAGGACACCACTAGTAAGAAGAAGCAGAAGGATCGAGCAAACCAGGAGAGCAAGGATGGAGATCCTAGGAAAG agacagggtctcgatatgttgcccaggctggtcttgaacctctggcctcaggtgatccttctgcctcagcctcccatgcagctgggatcacaggctcaCGCCACCGTACCCGGCTGTTCTTTCCTTCATCGTCAGGGTCAGCATCCACTCCTCAAGAGGAGCAGACCAAAGAGG AGTTGTTGCTCGATTGGAGGCAGAGTGCAGAAGAGGTGATTGTCAAGCTTCGTGTGGGAGTAGGTCCCCTGCAGCTGGAGGATGTAGATGCTGCTTTCACAGATACAGACTGTGTGGTGCGGTTTGCAG GTGGTCAGCAGTGGGGTGGTGTCTTCTATGCTGAGATAAAAAGCTCTTGTGCTAAAGTGCAAACCCGCAAGGGCAGTCTCCTGCACCTGACACTGCCCAAAAAG AAGAAACCTCTAGGGACCCAGGAGCTGGTGCCGGGGCTGCGGTGCCAGGAGAATGGGCAGGAACTGTCTCCCATTGCCCTGGAGCCAGGCCCTGAGCCCCACCGGGCTAAGCAGGAGGCCCGGAACCAGAAGCGGGCCCAGGGCCGTGGTGAGGTAGGCGCAGGGGCTGGCCCCGGGGCCCAGGCAGGGCCCAGCGCCAAGAGGGCTGTGCATCTCTGCAGAGGGCCAGAGGGGGACGGGTCCAGGGATGACCCTGGACCCCGGGGTGATGCCCCACCCTTCGTGGCTGACCCAGCCACCCAG GTTGAGGCTGATGAACAGCTTTGCATACCACCGCTGAACTCCCAaacctgcctcctgggctcagaggaGAATTTAGCCCCTTTGGCAGGAGAGAAAGCAGTGCCTCCCGGGAATGACCCAGTCTCTCCAGCCATGGTCCGGAGCAGAAACCCTGGGAAAGATGACTGTGCCAAGGAGGAGATGGCAGTGGCAGCAGATGCTGCAACCTTGGTGGATG AGCCCGAGTCGATGGTGAACCTGGCGTTTGTCAAGAATGACTCGTATGAGAAGGGCCCGGATTCAGTGGTGGTGCACGTGTACGTGAAGGAGATCTGCAGGGACACCTCAAGAGTACTTTTCCGTGAGCAGGACTTCACGCTCATCTTCCAGACcag GGATGGAAACTTCCTGAGGCTGCACCCGGGCTGTGGGCCCCACACCACCTTCCGTTGGCAGGTGAAGCTCAG GAATCTGATTGAGCCAGAGCAGTGCACCTTCTGTTTCACGGCTTCTCGCATCGACATCTGCCTTCGTAAGAGGCAGAGTCAGCGCTGGGGGGGCCTGGAGGCCCCGGCTGCACGAG GTGCAGTGGGTGGTGCAAAGGTTGCCGTGCCGACAGGTCCAACCCCTCTGGATTCAACCCCACCAGGAGgtgctccccaccccctgacaggccagGAGGAGGCCCGGGCTGTGGAGAAGGATAAATCCAAGGCACGATCTGAGGACACAGGGCTAGACAGTGTGGCAACCCGCACACCCATGGAGCATGTAACCCCAAAGCCAGAGACACACCTGGCCTCG CCCAAGCCTACATGCATGGTGCCTCCCATGCCCCACAGCCCAGTTAGTGGAGACAgcgtggaggaggaggaagaggaagagaagaaggtgTGTCTGCCAGGCTTCACTGGCCTTGTCAATTTAGGCAACACCTGCTTCATGAACAGCGTCATTCAGTCTCTGTCCAACACTCGGGAACTCCGGGACTTCTTCCATG ACCGCTCCTTTGAGGCTGAGATCAACTACAACAACCCACTAGGGACTGGTGGGCGTCTGGCCATTGGCTTTGCCGTGCTGCTTCGGGCGCTGTGGAAGGGCACCCACCATGCCTTCCAGCCTTCCAAGTTGAAG GCCATTGTGGCGAGTAAGGCCAGCCAGTTCACAGGCTATGCACAGCATGATGCCCAGGAGTTCATGGCTTTCCTGCTGGATGGGCTGCACGAGGACCTGAATCGCATTCAGAACAAGCCCTACACAGAGACCGTGGATTCAGATGGGCGGCCCGATGAG GTGGTAGCTGAGGAAGCATGGCAGCGGCACAAGATGAGGAATGACTCTTTCATCGTGGACCTATTTCAGGGGCAGTACAAGTCGAAGCTGGTGTGCCCTGTGTGTGCCAAG GTCTCCATCACTTTTGACCCGTTTCTTTATCTGCCGGTGCCCTTGCCACAAAAGCAAAAGGTTCTCCCTGTCTTTTATTTTGCCCGAGAGCCCCACAGCAAGCCCATCAAG TTCCTGGTGAGCGTCAGCAAGGAGAACTCCACTGCGAGCGAAGTATTGGACTCCCTCTCTCAGAGTGTTCATGTGAAGCCTGAGAACCTGCGTTTGGCGGAG GTAATTAAGAATCGTTTTCATCGTGTGTTCCTACCCTCCCACTCACTGGACACTGTGTCCCCATCTGATACGCTCCTCTGCTTTGAGCTGCTATCCTCAGAGTTGGCTAAGGAGCGGGTAGTGGTGCTAGAGGTGCAACAG CGCCCCCAGGTGCCCAGCGTCCCCATCTCCAAGTGTGCAGCCTGCCAGCGGAAGCAACAGTCGGAGGATGAAAAGCTGAAGCGCTGTACCCGGTGCTACCGTGTGGGCTACTGCAACCA GCTCTGCCAGAAAACCCACTGGCCTGACCACAAGGGCCTCTGCCGACCTGAGAACATTGGCTACCCCTTCCTGGTCAGTGTACCTGCCTCACGCCTCACTTATGCCCGCCTCGCTCAGTTGCTAGAGGGCTATGCCCG GTACTCTGTGAGTGTATTCCAGCCACCCTTTCAGCCAGGCCGCATGGCCTTGGAGTCTCAGAGCCCTGGCTGCACCACACTGCTCTCCACAGGTTCCCTGGAGGCTGGGGACAGCGAGAGAGACCCCATTCAGCCACCTGAGCTCCAGCTGGTGACCCCTATGGCTGAGGGGGACACAGGGCTTCCCCGGGTGTGGGCAGCCCCTGACCGGGGTCCTGTGCCCAGCACCAGTGGAATTTCTTCTGAGATGCTGGCCAGTGGGCCCATTGAGGTTGGCTCCTTGCCAGCTGGCGAGAGGGTGTCCCGACCCGAAG CTGCTGTGCCTGGGTACCAGCATCCAAGTGAAGCTATGAATGCCCACACACCCCagttcttcatctataaaattgatTCATCCAACCGAGAGCAGCGGCTAGAGGACAAAG GAGACACCCCACTGGAGCTGGGTGACGACTGTAGCCTGGCTCTCGTCTGGCGGAACAATGAGCGCTTGCAGGAGTTTGTGTTGGTAGCCTCCAAGGAGCTGGAATGTGCTGAGGATCCAGGCTCTGCCGGTGAGGCTGCCCGGGCCGGCCACTTCACCCTGGACCAGTGCCTCAACCTCTTCACACGGCCTGAGGTGCTGGCACCCGAGGAGGCCTG GTACTGCCCACAGTGCAAACAGCACCGTGAGGCCTCCAAGCAGCTGTTGCTATGGCGCCTGCCAAATGTTCTCATCGTGCAGCTCAAGCGCTTCTCCTTTCGTAGTTTTATCTGGCGTGACAAGATCAATGACTTGGTGGAGTTCCCTGTTAG GAACCTGGACCTGAGCAAGTTCTGCATTGGTCAGAAAGAGGAGCAGCTGCCCAGCTACGATCTATATGCTGTCATCAACCACTATGGAGGCATGATTGGTGGCCACTACACTGCCTGTGCACGCCTGCCCAATGATCGTAGCAGTCAGCGCAGTGACGTGG GCTGGCGCTTGTTTGATGACAGCACAGTGACAACGGTAGACGAGAGCCAGGTTGTGACGCGTTATGCCTATGTACTCTTCTACCGCCGGCGGAACTCTCCTGTGGAGAGGCCCCCCAGGGCAGGTCACTCTGAGCACCACCCAGACCTAGGCCCTGCAGCTGAGGCTGCTGCCAGCCAG GGACTAGGCCCTGGCCAGGCCCCCGAGGTGGCCCCCACGCGGACAGCCCCTGAACGCTTCGCCCCCCCTGTGGATCGGCCAGCCCCCACCTACAGCAACATGGAGGAGGTGGATTAG